In the Paenibacillus pabuli genome, one interval contains:
- a CDS encoding DinB family protein: MRNTLHVLNSFESSVERYLAELKLLDMEQLNRKMDEEEWSIGQMYVHLIQSALFMHLHNMEQCLVHSEPMVNANKGKTELGERVFEQEQFPPIRIKVPASPLYTPKSPENVEQLIEGLHRVTEGMRDMEAVLRQSPVTDKVIHPSLGALNAQEWFLLIEMHYRHHFLQLDRLKTKLDMGQREGDV, translated from the coding sequence ATGAGAAACACACTGCATGTATTGAATTCTTTTGAAAGTTCTGTAGAAAGGTATTTGGCAGAATTAAAACTGCTCGATATGGAGCAATTAAATAGAAAGATGGATGAGGAGGAATGGTCCATTGGACAGATGTATGTGCATTTGATTCAATCAGCGCTCTTTATGCACCTGCATAATATGGAGCAATGTTTGGTCCACAGCGAACCGATGGTGAACGCGAATAAGGGTAAAACAGAGCTGGGGGAAAGGGTGTTTGAACAAGAACAATTCCCTCCCATTCGGATTAAGGTCCCTGCTTCGCCGCTTTACACGCCAAAGTCACCCGAGAACGTGGAGCAATTGATAGAAGGGCTTCATCGGGTCACAGAAGGAATGAGGGATATGGAAGCTGTTTTACGTCAATCGCCAGTCACGGATAAGGTCATTCATCCAAGTCTTGGAGCACTGAACGCTCAGGAGTGGTTTTTATTGATTGAAATGCATTACAGACATCACTTTTTGCAACTGGATCGTTTGAAAACGAAATTAGACATGGGCCAGAGAGAAGGGGATGTCTAA
- a CDS encoding EVE domain-containing protein: protein MVGITSQESRYWIGVVSASHVNAGVEGGFAQLCHGKAAALRLMSPGDWLIYYSPRTDMSTGKPLQAFTAIGQVTDNQVYTYQMTESFVPFRRNIRYFPCREVKIASLLNELDFTRGNRNWGFTFRKGHFEIGAQDFMTIASSMIDREDFRI, encoded by the coding sequence ATGGTGGGTATAACAAGTCAGGAAAGCAGATACTGGATTGGCGTTGTATCTGCTTCTCATGTCAACGCAGGCGTAGAAGGCGGATTTGCCCAGTTGTGCCACGGCAAGGCGGCAGCACTGCGGCTGATGTCTCCAGGTGATTGGCTGATCTACTATTCTCCCCGTACAGACATGTCGACAGGGAAGCCACTTCAGGCATTTACCGCTATTGGCCAGGTTACGGACAACCAAGTCTATACATATCAGATGACGGAATCATTTGTACCCTTTCGCCGAAATATCCGTTACTTTCCGTGTCGAGAAGTAAAGATTGCCTCTTTGTTAAACGAACTCGACTTTACACGCGGAAATCGCAATTGGGGTTTTACATTCCGCAAAGGACATTTTGAAATTGGGGCTCAAGATTTTATGACGATAGCTAGCTCCATGATCGATCGTGAGGATTTCAGAATTTGA